The Vigna angularis cultivar LongXiaoDou No.4 chromosome 9, ASM1680809v1, whole genome shotgun sequence DNA window ATATTTatgtgtataaataaaaaatatgattgcTAAACATTtatatgaaaaggaaaaaatattaaaaaatttgttattttaatattaaatcattaaattaaaaataacttacaATTATGTTCATTTTTACGAATgcaaataaattcataatatatattttaatattgattaaattgacacttacttaaataaatataaatattaaaaaaataaaatcagtgTTTCTTGaaatatacattaattatatttatttttaatatttacttttagtcTTCACTTATTaactctatttatttttaatatttattttaattaatttttaaaacagcATTAATTATTTACGTTTAGTAATTTTGTTATgttgatattaatttattttatgttgatgattatttattttaattaatttttttatgttgatattaatttattttgttttaattaattaaattgatatgaacacaaaattaattttatatatgatatataccattaatgtataaaatacattattatattaaatataacaataatttacttaaaaaagtTCTGTGTGAATTTGTGTGCTCTTTAATTTTGTAAGGAAAGTTTCTGTTTTCATATATTTGGAGTTGCATGAGAGTGATTGTGATGTAAAGTTAAAGGTTGAAAGGGTCAACGTGATTGCTTTATAACTTGTAAAACAAGTTAAACATATTAGTCAACACTTATATATATTGCATTCTCTTGTTCCTTACCATGCTGACTTGGTACGGATTCATATTTaaagatagagaaaaatattcatttttattttgttggttaaatttaattaatattatattttatacttttagaattttatttaaattttataaattaatattttaatatttatgtgtATTTATGAGTAcctataaattttataaaaaacctattaatattttttaaatatatataaacaaaataggtaaaagttgatttttttattgaatactAAATAGACTTATTCATACCTAACCTGTAATCATCTTTATTacttgtttaaaataaattaaattcactaataaactactttttaaagataattttccATTCTTTGGATTCAAAATAACATCGTAATTAAGacattgaaattaattaattttaaactaaatttaaagcAAAAGTTTTATTATCAGTGAATTTAAAATAGCActaaagaacaaaaaaatatccTTGGTTTTGGCTTTGGCACGTAAAATTACGTTGTTGTCGGCACCGGCCTGCATGTGAATCCTCCCTTAATCATGCTTTCTTGCACACTCAAATTTTCCGtaccaataataataacagcAAACtcttatattgtttttaaatactaattaaataCTGAATTTGAATATGGACTGGTATGAGACTTCATGAGATAGGTTAGTCACAATTTTACAAGAGgaatatataatacaataaaaaatgaatttttaaattcagtatttcacttaaaatattaagcattgtcatatattattttttgacaatattttttgtcatataatttttatatttatttaaaattctatGAATTTAGTACAATTATAGTATTTAGCACAATTTAGTGTTGAATTATTCTTATATGTTATCtactattaatatttcatgTCTTGGAGTACTATATTTTAACTTTACtgaaaattttatgaatttactACTATTACATTTACCATAATTTAGTACTAAATTGAATTTGAGTAAACACTGAATTAATCTAATTATTGGAAATAAgtatatgaattttataaatctGATACAAAATCATGTTAGCTATATtcaagaagagagaaaaaagttgGAAGATTagattgttaaaaataaaaagtatacaCCACAATTAGAACAAAATCCctttaataacaaattaagCTTGATTAATACGATATTATTGGAGAAAGTGTTATGAAAAGTTTCCCAGCTCCTAGGCACACGCAATGGCCACGATAACAGAAGTGTTGCGAAAGCGATGAATCAAAAAGAGTGAAAGACGATGCGAGATTTAAGGTCAAAGTCCATACACGCATATTTCCAAACCATCCAATGGTGCAAGTAgtcaaatattaataattattatatcataaaaataattaaatattattattattaacgtAAACACAATTCTTTTACAAATCAATGGATGATGTCTTATATTTCCTAAATACTCCATTTATTCATATGTTAAAAGTGTCACTACGTTCCCAACTCatataatatcatttattaatcactatatttttaatattcacttataaataaataatataatattactgGTTCATGTTTACtatttgaaaaagttaaaattaaaatttaatacatatttaattcaaattgtatcatattttatatttttttaatttaattttatattttgttttaaaaatgtataattttttttaaatatttacagatatttataaatacttgtaaaattagaaaaataagtaatctaattttatattacaagttaaataataaataaacattattcACGGTGGATCCGATCCATTTTCATCTATCACTCTTCCAATATCTAATATGTTAATCATAACattgatatattttgaaatttaaaacttCCATTATCCCTGAAAAGCAGCACCGAGAActagagaaaaaaagaatttgatTGTCCTTGACCTTGACAAGTTTCATTTTAGCttgaaaatattagtttttaactAATTAcgaaaataattttacattaagaTTTTTACTTAAAGataatatttcttaaaagataaaccaaatatatagataattttaaacttttgtaaaatttaaaagaaaatattttgtatatgcTTTCTAAGATTTTACGCACATAATTAAGAtactatataattataattcaacCGTTAAAATTAATAACTTCTCTTCTAAACGTATGGCCTTTTTTTCTCAATAATCGTTATGAGACTAATCTTCCATGAACATTCATTGAATTTCTGCATCTTTTCACTGTGAAAATATTTTGCCTctactgtaacatcccaaaaatctcacacttgaaatttcatattttatatattgtaacattacatttacggtacaTCCCGTAATATCAtcctttaaaaatttataattgatatatgTCTATACATGTTGTAAACTCATATTTGAAGAATCATAATTATAACTTGAgttcttctactttattcttctatcttttcCTTCCTTGGCACTGAGTCAGACgatattccttcatctgctcccgtataacgaattatacgatcatcgcacatacctaaacacaaacaagtaggggtgAGCTAGacataaaaagcatgttattcaacctcacacgacatgcaaaaatcactcaaacatggtaaaatgacatcacaagacttgttactttataaaccgactcgtccggactagaatgatagtcgagctatggcgggtcttgcactcgtggtggcttatgaaacttgggctccCCCaacctaccacactcacgaggttagtccgttatcactcaccttgggccatactggaagcacccaagactaggaccttctgctactcctcaccacatggatcaatcctctctacatgagaagaaagaccattggagtttcaggatgacccccaagactgagctcctactttcattctaaacactaccagggcaccaccatgtatcctctccttgaggatcatggaattacgtccatgaaccatactgtcactttgaaacttaacccaagacatgaataaccggataccatcatattatcacagtgaatccaacatatctcatacattcacatacttcccacataaatcacatcattatagttcacaaccatgttcaaatgcataaattcaattgcaatataataaaatacaatcatcacaattataattcataattttatatctatcacaataacatgaattcatcagatatattgcacaataatttaacagtacataatctgttcaataggatttaagttcaAAACTTGTCGAGCatacttccaggaaagagatgtgcgtcacaatggacaacttaagtaccaagtctttccttagccaaagtgttcctcaactagtttttaacaaatttcttatttacagatttaaaacaacagcatataatattaacaccgaatttcaatatatatagacatacagtaagcattaacagtatttACACAAAATTTCAAgatatgaatagtaataaaacaatactaaatcataatataaaagaatagaaaggttagctcccctacctctattccagacttttcttgctccgaatttgttttccccgaaaaccctccaaagtctctactcttcttgcaactaaaaatttcttcctaactctttcttctctatttctcaaggtttctcacttgattcttcctctctttgtacAAAATAGCCTCCCTCCTCATggctatttaaaatttttactaattcatcaattttttaatattatttattattttaatattattttattatattaatttcttaatcacCGCTTACATAATGGATTCCCTAATAATGCCTTCAAATCTGAATGCTTTCtccattatcaatattttaaattttattttactttttcgttttttcttttttcttttttctcttaaagaaatatatttttactaataataaaattataaatatttttcatgggtttTACATctacaattaatatttatttaaaaaataaagattttcatGAAAGTCAATCTTCTAAAACATAAAGATTATCGATGTGATTATTCTTCTGAAAATATgcaaattattgaaataaactTTATTTCTCCTTACAGCTTTTTGTATATTGATCTAGGAATTGAATATTTGTTAacatgtttataaaatttagttatggCTTAATTAGTCAAAATGATATTTGCGAGTGTTTggtttttgttaaaatatatcaattagattttcttaaaaaaaattactcaatatggaattaaaaaataataattgtttttattaaaaaaataataattgtttttattaaaaagataataatttttgttttttataaaaaaaatattacacgTGATCAGAATACtgtcaaattttaatataatattaatataaatataaaataatatttatataaaaattaaatttgatttcaatatgaaaagaaataaaataattaaatatgttaccGACAATAATTATTGTTAccgaaaataataaataatattgaaattgtCACGTGATATTACATTATCATTATTATGATAACTTGACACTactgttaataatttttttcaaataaaaaatgtaaaaataaaagcaaaaaataaataactcatAAACAAATATGTGTCATTAACGtattattaactatttaaaaaacattaaaaaaacacGTTAAAAAGTAGGatctaattaaaatgaaaattaaaaactaagattaccttaaaaaatttaacgagagaacaaaataatatttaaacttaaattttatctATGTATTGGATGAACATAACTTCTTAAGacaataaattcataaatttacaTAATACTTAACATTCTGATAATTAATAAACTTAACTTTCTTATAAGTAATAAAcgtgaaatttaaatttacactcaaaattttctaataattttaacattgttaaaagactaaaaatttgttaatgtcAAGTTGGGCGGATTGCTCCACCTAAAAGTTTCTCTGCAATCTTCAAGAAAAAACACAGATATAAACTAATTACCATGTGTGAACTTGACTGGCTGAACATAGAATTTcttatagttattaatttaaattaaaagaccACATAACAGTGTTTCACTTAAAAAACGAACATACGttcaccttcagcaaatttaaGAATGTTGCTGTCTGCGCCTGTTTTTGTATTGTCACAGTGGTGAGTTTCTGCGACTTTGCACAAGCAATTAATTCTTAGGAAAATTTCGAAAACGTAAATAAAGGGTAATGAGCTTAAGTGTATGTTCTTCTGTGATTTCAAGAATCACTTAAAATTGTTTGGTTGCAACAGAAATTCCTTAGCACCATACAAAAACCTGAGATATCATTTTGCGgtttaatctttaatttacaaaaagaaaaaaaatattaattttattttcattatttagaAGGGATATTAATGAACTAATTATACGTTGTTGAGTATTTATTTCCTACAACCTTCGTATTACATCATTGAATATACGTCCGCGGCTCCAAAAACAAGTACTTCTCACACACGTTATTAGAGTAAAGAAGAAGGTCAAAGTCAAAAGTCAAAAACCAAAAGTTAAACACTGAAACCGCAAACCAATTTCGCTCTTTCTTTCTCCGttccataatccaaaccaatcCTATAAATAATCACCTAAGAAGAAACCCAACAACAAAACATACAGATTTTCAGAACTGAATATTTACATTACTTCATTCTTTTTCATCATCTTTTACAAACCTTAAAACATAAACATGACACTGAGATCACGTACGCTAGAAATCACCGTTATCTCCGGCGAAAACATGCGCATAACAGAGGACGCATACGTCGTCGTTCGGGCTGAGTCGTTGAACTGCTGCACTACCAGAACGGCCAAAGACGATGGCACCAACTTCCTCTCGTGGAACGACAAGTTCCTGTTGGAAATTCCCGTCCATGCAAGATCGATCACATTCGAGGTCCAATGCAGCAAATTCAAGGGTTTTCGCCCACTTGGGGTGGCCAGAATCGCTGCCTCCGACTTCCTCAGTGGCGCCGCCGGCCCGGAAAATCAGTTGAAACAGTCGAGTTACGGGTTGAGGGACTGGGAAGGAAAGAGAAACGGGGTCATTCACTTTTCCGTGAGAGTGGCACCTCCGCCGCCGCCGTCTACACCGGTGCAGAAATGTCTTAAGCCCGCCGCGGAACAGGCTGTGACCAGAATGTGCGGTGATCGAATCAAGGTCGGTGACAAGACCAAGGCAGTTGTCGTTGGAGTCCCGTTTTGGTGGAACCGTAACGTTGTTTAGAAactaatttacatttttttatttattataattattgataCCATTATTTGTACAACGGTCAAATATCGTTTTCATTGTGAGAAAGATTATCAATCTAGATTTATTTCTAcatatgttataaatttaattttttgaaagtttCCTTCCCTCCATCGTAACATACACTAGAACGCGCGTTAGATATGTAATGTATAATTTATTGCACTTTTTTTTCGTGGTTAAAAGATGTTGTGTAGTAGAAAATGATGTTATCGATTCTAATTATTACTCGAAGAAAAATAGGTTGAAGTTCCACGTGGTGCAAACGTGTAATTTTGTTGGATATGTGGGGTCCACGTACTTAACTCTAATAGTATTGAAACATAGGACGCAAAATTTATAGAAAGATGGAGTAAAAGCAAGATTGTCATAGTTGAAAAGGTTGGTGAAAGAGCGTTAAGAAAGCGCGTTAAGGGTGAGACCAATTCAAAATTTTGCGAGCTTTTGACTAGGTATGTTTCAGAACATGATTACGTAAACATACACATGTTTGCTTTCTTGTACTTTACGTATACATATACTTTATCAAAAGCTAAGGCGGTGGGAATATCAATATGTAATATGAAcaagaaaatcataaatttatggATTCACTCTATAAGGTTTGATGGGTCCAATAAGGTCAAATTAATCCAACCAATTTTGAATCATCATTTTCACAATTTAAACATTAATCTCATCTCAAAGCATAATCaaacataaacaattacttTAATACCATTTATTGttcatataatatttgaaaatctCATTAATGTAGTTTCATTTTACTTGGCAATTTTATATCTAAAAAGAGGTTCCGTTTTTCATTAATTGTATAtatcattagaaaaaaaattaaataattaataattaataattctgCCATTAAAATATTCAAGCATTTTTAAAGTAAACCAACTAACACCTAATTAGTGAAAcgcatatatatttttaattaaaagcaagagtaaattatataatttcaaatattatatataaaatgccCCTAAACTTATTACATATACTCAAAGATTTGTCGATACACGGAAGAATGCTTTGG harbors:
- the LOC108347249 gene encoding BON1-associated protein 2, coding for MTLRSRTLEITVISGENMRITEDAYVVVRAESLNCCTTRTAKDDGTNFLSWNDKFLLEIPVHARSITFEVQCSKFKGFRPLGVARIAASDFLSGAAGPENQLKQSSYGLRDWEGKRNGVIHFSVRVAPPPPPSTPVQKCLKPAAEQAVTRMCGDRIKVGDKTKAVVVGVPFWWNRNVV